A single Alcanivorax borkumensis SK2 DNA region contains:
- a CDS encoding TRAP transporter substrate-binding protein, translating into MDRRKFVSALGLGLGGLALAGCEQKDCPPTDKAVVTPPEPEEKKLRPQTYEWKMVTTWPKNYPGLGAGANRFAKRVEEMSAGRIKIKVYGAKELVPAFEVFDAVRQGSAEMGHGAAYYWKGKHPATPFFTAVPFGLTAQEMNGWLHHGGGQELWDDLYAQFNLKPFACGNTGTQMAGWFNKEINSIEDLKGLKMRMPGLAGEVLGKVGATPVQLPGAEVFTSLQTGAIDAADWVGPYNDLTFGLHRVAEYYYYPGWQEPGPTLELTINKKVWEGLPADLQAIIRYAAQSENQDMLDEYTARNNAALDELVNKHGVKLRRLPDDVLKALKDASDDVIETLVADNKDARKVYDSYRGFRDQSLQSMTVAEQSYMNVRSELQVKG; encoded by the coding sequence TTGGATCGCCGTAAATTTGTTTCTGCCCTAGGTTTGGGGCTGGGAGGCTTGGCGCTGGCCGGCTGTGAACAGAAAGATTGCCCGCCGACAGACAAGGCGGTGGTGACACCGCCGGAACCTGAGGAGAAAAAACTCAGGCCACAGACCTATGAATGGAAAATGGTTACCACTTGGCCAAAGAACTATCCGGGGTTGGGTGCGGGCGCCAACCGCTTTGCCAAACGGGTGGAAGAAATGTCGGCCGGGCGAATTAAGATCAAGGTTTATGGCGCCAAAGAATTGGTGCCGGCCTTTGAGGTGTTTGACGCGGTACGCCAGGGCAGTGCGGAAATGGGCCATGGGGCTGCCTATTATTGGAAAGGAAAACATCCTGCCACGCCGTTTTTCACCGCTGTGCCCTTTGGGCTCACAGCCCAGGAAATGAATGGCTGGCTGCACCATGGCGGGGGGCAGGAACTGTGGGATGACTTGTATGCCCAGTTCAATCTTAAGCCTTTTGCCTGTGGTAACACCGGTACGCAAATGGCGGGCTGGTTCAATAAAGAAATCAACAGCATTGAAGACCTGAAAGGGTTGAAGATGCGTATGCCAGGCCTGGCTGGGGAAGTGTTGGGCAAGGTGGGTGCTACCCCGGTACAGCTGCCGGGTGCCGAGGTGTTTACCTCGCTGCAAACCGGGGCCATTGATGCGGCGGACTGGGTTGGGCCCTACAACGACCTGACCTTTGGCCTGCACCGGGTAGCTGAGTACTACTACTATCCGGGCTGGCAAGAGCCCGGCCCAACGCTAGAGCTGACCATTAACAAAAAGGTGTGGGAAGGCCTTCCCGCAGACCTGCAGGCGATCATTCGCTACGCGGCCCAGTCCGAAAACCAGGACATGCTGGATGAATACACCGCCCGCAATAATGCCGCCTTGGATGAGCTGGTTAACAAGCATGGGGTGAAGTTGCGTCGCCTGCCGGACGATGTGCTTAAGGCCCTGAAGGATGCCAGCGATGATGTGATCGAAACCCTCGTGGCGGACAACAAGGACGCACGTAAGGTATACGACTCCTATCGCGGTTTCCGGGATCAGTCGTTGCAATCTATGACGGTGGCGGAGCAGTCGTACATGAATGTGCGCAGCGAGCTACAAGTTAAAGGTTAA
- a CDS encoding mechanosensitive ion channel domain-containing protein — MSHHPQLLRGLTACLSLILLLFTAAAPAQEPVAKANQYGELADLLEDDASRQLLIDQLRDLQEGAVSAPIGVEDDAPAAEIADKAPSGQTAEQVSLARRMASVTGGLAGDMGRQFVALGALVTGWFGADAEPAGAPAASSSLDMKTASAALLNLVILAVVTFVVFWALRALASSIFARLSHWAGAGPAKLAILRTTAAVALAILVDGVVVVLAYLAGTFVTPLLSEQLGADATRLALFLNAFLLVELAKAGLRVFFSSRYEGLRLLPVAQQQARYCNRFLAREAGLIGYGLLVLVPMLNFNFSPVLGSAVSTVVMLVALIYAATVILRKRTVLRDALKQRASARTGVVRLMWLVLARSWHWLALTYALLVFAVTVLNPETALPYVALATLETLVFVGLGLLGSVALGQLIGKEIQLPEGLKASMPHLQDRVNIYVPTGLKVIRALILALVIVMSLDAWALYDLGAWYATTTGTQAVSALVDILIILALAAAVWVVLASLVEHKFCPDENSTPAQAARGETLLGLFHTTLAITIIIMTVMIVLSEVGVDIGPLIAGAGVLGLAVGFGAQKLVQDVITGVFIQLENAMNTGDFVGVGAHSGTVERVGIRSVALRDLYGTYHIVPFSSVDAVSNYTREFGNHVGEYGIAYRESIDDAIVQLEAAFEALKEGEHRKDILAPLEVAGVSALADSSVNIRAVIKTTPGNQWAVGRAFNRLVKIYFDKAGIEIPFPHTTLYFGEDRDGSAPAANVRLADDRVVSTQVGNGG; from the coding sequence CGCGATTTACAGGAAGGGGCGGTATCAGCGCCTATCGGGGTGGAGGATGATGCGCCGGCCGCAGAGATCGCCGATAAGGCCCCCAGTGGGCAAACCGCAGAGCAGGTCTCACTGGCCCGGCGGATGGCATCGGTTACCGGCGGTTTGGCGGGTGATATGGGCCGGCAGTTTGTGGCGTTAGGCGCCTTGGTTACGGGATGGTTTGGCGCCGACGCTGAGCCTGCTGGTGCGCCAGCAGCCTCCTCATCGTTGGATATGAAAACGGCGAGCGCGGCGCTATTGAATCTGGTGATTCTGGCGGTTGTCACGTTTGTTGTGTTTTGGGCATTACGGGCACTGGCCAGCTCGATCTTTGCGCGTCTTAGTCACTGGGCCGGTGCTGGTCCAGCGAAGCTGGCTATTTTACGCACCACGGCGGCGGTAGCGTTGGCAATTCTTGTGGATGGGGTTGTGGTGGTTTTGGCTTATCTGGCCGGTACCTTTGTGACGCCGTTATTGAGCGAACAGCTGGGGGCGGATGCCACCCGATTGGCGCTGTTTTTGAATGCGTTTTTATTGGTGGAACTCGCTAAAGCGGGGCTGCGAGTGTTTTTCTCCTCGCGCTATGAAGGCCTGCGGTTGTTGCCGGTAGCGCAGCAGCAGGCTCGCTACTGCAATCGTTTTCTTGCCCGTGAGGCCGGGCTGATTGGCTATGGTTTGCTGGTGCTAGTGCCGATGTTGAATTTCAATTTTTCTCCTGTATTGGGTAGCGCTGTTAGCACGGTGGTTATGCTGGTGGCGTTGATTTATGCAGCCACCGTCATTTTGCGTAAACGCACGGTGCTGCGTGATGCGTTGAAGCAACGGGCGAGCGCCAGAACCGGGGTGGTGCGTTTAATGTGGCTGGTATTGGCGCGTAGCTGGCATTGGCTGGCACTTACGTACGCCTTGCTGGTATTTGCCGTTACGGTACTGAACCCCGAAACCGCCTTGCCCTATGTGGCGCTAGCAACACTGGAGACGCTGGTGTTTGTGGGGCTGGGCTTGCTGGGGTCTGTTGCATTAGGGCAATTGATCGGCAAGGAAATACAGCTTCCCGAGGGGCTGAAAGCCAGCATGCCGCATCTGCAAGATCGGGTGAACATTTATGTTCCCACTGGGCTGAAAGTGATCCGTGCGCTGATATTGGCGTTGGTGATTGTGATGTCGCTGGATGCTTGGGCCTTATATGACTTGGGTGCTTGGTATGCCACGACAACCGGCACCCAGGCGGTTTCGGCCCTGGTCGATATTCTGATTATTCTGGCGTTGGCCGCGGCGGTGTGGGTTGTGTTGGCTAGCCTGGTGGAACATAAATTCTGCCCTGATGAAAACAGCACCCCAGCTCAGGCCGCCCGTGGTGAAACCCTACTTGGCCTGTTCCATACTACGTTGGCCATTACCATTATTATCATGACGGTGATGATTGTGCTTTCCGAAGTGGGTGTGGATATCGGGCCGCTGATTGCCGGTGCCGGTGTGCTCGGCCTGGCCGTTGGCTTCGGCGCACAGAAGCTGGTTCAGGATGTGATTACTGGGGTGTTTATCCAATTGGAAAATGCCATGAACACGGGGGATTTCGTTGGTGTTGGTGCTCACTCCGGCACCGTGGAGCGTGTGGGTATTCGGTCGGTGGCGTTGCGTGACCTGTATGGTACTTACCACATAGTGCCGTTTTCCTCGGTGGATGCGGTGTCTAATTACACCCGTGAATTCGGTAATCATGTGGGTGAATATGGCATTGCTTATCGCGAGAGCATCGACGATGCCATCGTGCAGCTGGAGGCTGCGTTTGAAGCGTTGAAGGAAGGCGAGCACAGGAAGGATATTCTGGCTCCGCTGGAAGTGGCTGGGGTGTCGGCCTTAGCGGACAGTTCGGTGAATATCCGTGCGGTGATTAAAACCACGCCGGGCAACCAGTGGGCTGTGGGGCGTGCCTTCAATCGGCTAGTGAAGATCTACTTCGACAAAGCGGGCATTGAAATTCCGTTCCCGCACACCACGCTGTATTTCGGTGAAGACCGGGACGGCAGCGCCCCGGCGGCAAACGTTCGCCTCGCTGATGATCGGGTTGTTTCCACCCAAGTTGGCAATGGGGGGTAA
- a CDS encoding GGDEF domain-containing phosphodiesterase: MSLQPPSFQPAPQFNGVLNEQCQLLLSGIAELLLLESAAVIILAWVYWHSPVSQPTVLTWFGIIAVVQIARLFILSYYRRQLDGQEALPLFRRMLSALALASPLLIGLAGYLFNPLDSLFSPPMLGAQLVLICLGLGLSTTALVAYSSHFPTVFLYLIMLLGPAVARLSETQQHSQLALVLLMSLLGLFFLVAARRINHTGHKAMMLQANNRSLIDYLNRARSDAEALNEKLAQEIYDRKDARQRLQDTNDRLESMVQERTRALGETNTALAATSERLELALEASNIGLWDWMLDTGLNHHTNFDRLLGYDSAYFKNFFGDLDTLVHPDDLARIRQAMVSHFKGEDPRYHAVYRLRHADGSWRWIEDEGRVVSRSESGRAIRMIGTRRDITEDRQAQEQQRLAATVFENAPEGIFILDHKFRFLAVNTRFEQITGYTESLLIGRRILEEEGAQANREIYLEITAALLDNGFWEGEINERRRNGEIYPEWLQMSAVRDEQKRVIRYVGMMSDLTARKETEQQLQFLSNYDRLTGLANRTQFREHLHKSLTLARLNRQKVALLMIDLDRFKPINESLGHEIGDRLLKAAAERMAQHAGGQESLARVGGDEFTLLLENHGSEGSISQQCQQLINAMKKPFLIDGHELLLGASIGISIFPDTAKEAQSMINQSDMAVYQAKRSGGNNFQFYRSNMRVASVEQLALETSLRKAIFKNEFVVHYQPKMNLASNRITSVEALVRWQHPTMGLLPPADFIPLAEETGLISAIGELVLERSCRQAHKWQKQGLGEICVSVNLSAHQFRKGNVAETIDRVLSTTELSPHLLELELTESLIMEDMEQNIELLQQLRSRGVELALDDFGTGYSSLSYLKRFPVDTLKIDRSFIMELDKNPDDAAITRAIIDMAHSLKMNVIAEGVETADHLSILRDMHCDSIQGYLISRPVPESELLELLHTQAYRDAIDH, encoded by the coding sequence GTGTCATTACAGCCCCCATCATTCCAGCCAGCACCCCAGTTTAATGGTGTGCTTAATGAGCAATGCCAATTGCTGCTAAGCGGCATCGCCGAACTGTTGCTGTTGGAAAGTGCCGCCGTCATTATCCTGGCGTGGGTTTACTGGCACAGCCCCGTGTCCCAGCCAACCGTGCTAACCTGGTTTGGCATCATTGCCGTGGTACAGATTGCCCGTTTATTTATTCTGTCCTATTACCGTCGCCAACTAGATGGCCAAGAAGCCCTGCCCTTGTTCAGGCGTATGCTCTCAGCCCTCGCTCTCGCCTCGCCCTTATTGATCGGTTTGGCCGGCTACCTGTTCAACCCTTTGGATAGCCTATTCAGCCCGCCAATGCTAGGCGCACAACTGGTATTAATTTGTCTGGGCTTAGGCCTAAGCACCACGGCGCTGGTCGCCTACAGTAGCCATTTCCCCACCGTGTTTTTGTATTTGATCATGCTGCTCGGCCCAGCAGTGGCTCGCCTATCGGAAACCCAGCAACACAGTCAATTGGCACTGGTCCTACTAATGTCCCTGCTGGGGTTGTTCTTCCTGGTCGCCGCCCGTCGCATCAATCACACCGGCCACAAAGCCATGATGTTGCAAGCCAACAACCGCTCACTGATTGATTACCTGAACCGCGCACGCAGCGACGCTGAAGCTCTGAACGAGAAACTGGCTCAAGAGATTTACGATCGCAAAGACGCTCGCCAGCGATTACAAGACACCAACGATCGACTAGAAAGCATGGTGCAGGAACGCACCCGAGCCTTAGGCGAAACCAACACCGCCTTGGCGGCGACCAGCGAACGACTAGAGCTAGCCTTGGAAGCCAGCAACATCGGCCTGTGGGATTGGATGCTGGATACCGGACTCAATCACCACACTAATTTCGACCGCCTGCTAGGATACGACAGCGCCTACTTCAAAAACTTCTTCGGCGACTTGGATACCTTGGTTCATCCGGATGACCTGGCTCGAATCCGCCAAGCCATGGTTTCGCACTTCAAGGGTGAAGACCCCCGCTACCACGCGGTTTATAGATTGCGCCACGCAGACGGCAGCTGGCGCTGGATTGAGGACGAAGGTCGAGTGGTGTCCCGCAGCGAAAGCGGTCGCGCCATACGCATGATCGGCACGCGTCGTGATATCACCGAAGATCGCCAGGCCCAGGAACAACAACGGTTAGCCGCAACCGTGTTTGAAAACGCCCCAGAAGGCATTTTCATTCTTGATCATAAATTCCGTTTCCTTGCCGTAAACACCCGCTTCGAGCAGATCACCGGCTATACCGAGTCTCTGCTTATCGGCCGCCGTATCTTGGAAGAAGAAGGCGCCCAGGCGAACCGGGAAATCTATCTGGAGATTACCGCCGCCCTGCTCGATAACGGCTTCTGGGAAGGGGAAATCAACGAACGCCGCCGTAACGGCGAAATATATCCGGAATGGCTACAGATGAGCGCGGTGCGAGACGAGCAGAAACGGGTAATCCGCTATGTGGGGATGATGTCTGACCTGACCGCGCGTAAGGAAACCGAGCAACAACTACAGTTTCTCTCCAACTATGACCGCCTCACCGGCCTAGCCAACCGCACCCAGTTCCGCGAGCATCTACACAAGTCACTAACCCTTGCCCGCCTGAACCGCCAAAAGGTCGCCCTGTTAATGATCGACCTAGACCGTTTCAAGCCCATTAACGAATCCCTAGGGCATGAAATCGGCGATCGTCTGCTAAAAGCAGCCGCCGAACGCATGGCCCAACATGCCGGCGGGCAAGAGTCCTTGGCTCGGGTCGGCGGCGATGAATTCACCCTATTATTAGAAAATCATGGCAGCGAAGGCAGCATTAGTCAGCAGTGCCAACAGCTTATCAATGCCATGAAAAAGCCGTTCCTGATTGACGGTCACGAACTACTTTTGGGCGCAAGCATCGGTATCAGCATATTCCCGGATACCGCCAAAGAAGCGCAGAGCATGATCAACCAGTCCGACATGGCGGTGTATCAGGCCAAACGTAGCGGCGGCAATAATTTCCAATTTTACCGCAGCAACATGCGCGTGGCCTCAGTAGAACAACTGGCCTTGGAAACTAGCCTGCGCAAGGCCATTTTCAAGAACGAATTCGTGGTGCACTACCAACCCAAAATGAACCTGGCCAGCAATCGAATTACCTCGGTGGAAGCCCTAGTGCGTTGGCAGCACCCCACCATGGGCCTGCTTCCACCGGCAGACTTTATACCGCTAGCCGAAGAAACCGGGTTGATCTCTGCCATTGGTGAACTCGTGCTGGAACGCTCCTGTCGCCAAGCACACAAGTGGCAGAAACAAGGCCTCGGCGAGATCTGCGTCTCAGTAAACCTTTCTGCTCACCAGTTCCGCAAAGGAAACGTAGCGGAAACCATCGATCGAGTCCTATCCACCACGGAACTGTCCCCGCACCTGTTGGAATTAGAACTCACCGAGAGCCTAATCATGGAAGACATGGAGCAGAACATCGAACTGCTCCAGCAATTGCGCAGCCGGGGTGTTGAGTTAGCCCTGGACGACTTCGGCACTGGCTACTCCTCGCTCAGCTACCTGAAGCGTTTCCCGGTAGATACCTTGAAAATTGATCGCTCATTTATCATGGAGCTAGACAAGAACCCGGACGATGCCGCCATTACCCGCGCCATCATCGACATGGCCCATAGCCTGAAAATGAACGTAATCGCCGAAGGGGTGGAAACCGCAGATCACCTGAGCATTCTGCGAGACATGCATTGTGACAGCATCCAGGGCTACCTGATAAGCCGACCCGTACCGGAATCTGAGTTACTAGAATTACTGCACACCCAAGCGTATAGGGACGCCATTGATCATTGA
- the uvrD gene encoding DNA helicase II, producing the protein MDDVTSLIDGLNPAQRDAVAADDQHLLVLAGAGSGKTRVLVHRIAWQIATEQASPFGILAVTFTNKAAAEMRGRIEQLLDMSADGMWVGTFHGIAHRLLRAHWQEAGLPQGFQIIDADDQIRLIKRVSKELGLDEQRWPARQATWFINSQKDEGLRARHMDTGGDLFALTMQKIYFAYEEACERGGLVDFNEMLLRVLELFRDNDNLRGHYQRRFRHILVDEFQDTNSIQYAWLRLLADENNAVTIVGDDDQSIYGWRGAKIENIHKFSRDFPDTRTIRLEQNYRSTGTILKAANAVIGHNSDRLGKELWTEGGDGDLIRLYSGFNEVDEARFIAGRMDKLFQEGTARREMAVLYRSNAQSRVLEEAFLQAGIPYRIYGGQRFFERVEIKNALAYLRLLSHRHADAAFERVVNTPTRGIGNKTLETLREVARQRNVSLWDAAQAVVSEQLLTARAINALAVFLNLIAQLEQQCDGLSLAETTEHVIEASGLLEFHGKEKGEKGQQRLENLRELLSATREFGDEDEDSELDSLTAFLDHAALESGEGQADAHEDAVQMMTLHSAKGLEFPVVFITGMEEGLFPHKMSSEEPGRLAEERRLCYVGLTRAMRELYLTHAESRRLYGNENYNPPSRFLREIPAETLEEVRARAGFSRPMGGAAKPIRETESNGISLGARVLHPKFGEGTILQFEGQGPNARLQINFDGAGTKWLVSQYARLEVI; encoded by the coding sequence ATGGATGACGTGACTTCCCTTATTGATGGTTTGAACCCGGCCCAGCGCGATGCGGTGGCTGCCGATGATCAACACTTGCTGGTGCTGGCGGGGGCCGGTTCCGGCAAAACCCGCGTGTTGGTACACCGTATCGCCTGGCAGATTGCCACCGAACAGGCTTCGCCGTTCGGTATTTTGGCGGTGACCTTTACTAACAAAGCCGCTGCGGAAATGCGCGGGCGTATTGAGCAGCTGCTGGACATGTCTGCCGATGGCATGTGGGTGGGCACTTTTCATGGTATTGCCCATCGCCTGCTGCGCGCCCACTGGCAGGAGGCCGGTCTCCCCCAAGGCTTCCAGATCATTGATGCGGATGACCAAATCCGGCTGATCAAGCGAGTCAGCAAGGAATTGGGCCTGGATGAACAACGCTGGCCAGCCCGTCAGGCCACCTGGTTTATTAATAGTCAGAAAGACGAAGGACTCCGCGCTCGGCATATGGATACCGGCGGCGACCTGTTCGCGTTGACCATGCAGAAGATCTACTTCGCCTATGAAGAGGCCTGCGAGCGGGGCGGGTTGGTAGATTTCAACGAAATGCTGCTACGGGTACTGGAGCTGTTCCGCGACAACGACAACCTGCGCGGCCACTACCAGCGTCGCTTCCGGCACATTTTGGTAGACGAGTTCCAAGATACCAACAGCATCCAGTACGCCTGGTTGCGGTTGCTGGCGGACGAAAATAATGCGGTCACCATTGTCGGTGACGATGATCAGTCCATTTATGGCTGGCGTGGCGCCAAGATCGAGAACATCCACAAATTCAGCCGCGACTTCCCGGATACCCGTACCATTCGCTTGGAGCAGAATTACCGTTCCACCGGCACTATTCTGAAAGCGGCCAACGCGGTGATCGGCCATAACAGTGACCGCCTAGGCAAGGAACTGTGGACCGAGGGCGGCGATGGCGATTTGATCCGCCTCTATTCCGGTTTCAATGAAGTGGATGAAGCGCGCTTTATTGCCGGGCGCATGGATAAGCTATTTCAGGAAGGCACCGCGCGGCGGGAAATGGCGGTGCTGTACCGCTCCAACGCCCAGTCGCGGGTGCTGGAAGAGGCTTTTCTGCAGGCGGGGATTCCCTACCGTATCTATGGCGGGCAACGCTTCTTCGAGCGGGTGGAAATCAAAAATGCACTGGCCTATCTGCGCCTACTCAGCCACCGCCATGCGGATGCCGCCTTCGAGCGAGTGGTGAACACACCCACCCGCGGCATTGGCAACAAGACCCTAGAAACCCTGCGTGAGGTGGCGCGGCAGCGTAACGTGTCCCTGTGGGACGCTGCCCAGGCAGTCGTTAGTGAGCAGTTGCTTACCGCTCGAGCCATTAATGCGTTGGCGGTGTTCCTGAATCTAATCGCCCAGCTGGAGCAGCAGTGCGATGGGTTGTCGTTGGCGGAAACTACCGAGCATGTGATTGAAGCCAGTGGGTTGCTGGAATTTCATGGCAAGGAAAAGGGCGAGAAGGGCCAGCAGCGGCTGGAAAACCTGCGCGAACTGCTTTCTGCCACCCGGGAATTCGGTGATGAGGATGAGGACTCCGAGCTCGATAGCCTCACCGCATTTCTGGATCACGCGGCGCTGGAATCCGGGGAGGGCCAGGCTGACGCCCACGAGGACGCGGTGCAGATGATGACCCTGCACTCGGCCAAGGGGCTGGAATTTCCGGTGGTCTTTATTACCGGCATGGAAGAAGGCTTGTTCCCCCACAAGATGTCCAGCGAAGAGCCGGGCCGGTTGGCGGAAGAGCGCCGCCTTTGCTACGTGGGCCTGACACGGGCCATGCGCGAGCTGTATCTGACCCACGCGGAAAGCCGCCGGTTGTACGGTAACGAAAATTACAATCCACCCAGCCGTTTTCTGCGAGAGATTCCCGCCGAAACGCTGGAGGAAGTTCGCGCCCGTGCAGGGTTCAGCCGGCCCATGGGCGGTGCGGCTAAACCCATTCGTGAAACCGAGTCTAACGGCATCAGCCTGGGTGCTCGGGTGTTACACCCGAAATTCGGGGAAGGTACGATTTTGCAATTTGAAGGGCAGGGGCCTAATGCGCGCCTACAAATCAATTTCGATGGCGCGGGCACCAAATGGCTGGTTAGCCAATACGCTCGGCTGGAAGTGATATAG
- a CDS encoding acyl-CoA thioesterase yields MTDHTDDMPQPIGTLAIQTIAMPQSANWNGDIFGGWLVSQMDLAGAVTARKKARGRVATVAIDSMAFLRPVPVGAVVSCYTQLQDIGRSSMQILVEVWIREDSGTLSKVTEGHFTFVAIDDTGRTRAVPRD; encoded by the coding sequence ATGACAGACCACACTGACGACATGCCCCAGCCAATTGGCACCCTTGCCATCCAAACCATTGCCATGCCACAAAGCGCCAACTGGAATGGGGATATTTTCGGCGGCTGGCTGGTCTCCCAGATGGACCTGGCCGGTGCCGTCACCGCCCGCAAAAAAGCCCGTGGCCGTGTGGCCACCGTAGCCATTGATTCCATGGCGTTCCTGCGACCGGTCCCCGTGGGCGCCGTTGTCAGCTGCTACACCCAGCTACAGGACATCGGCCGCAGCTCCATGCAGATTTTGGTGGAAGTATGGATTCGCGAAGATTCCGGCACCTTGTCGAAAGTTACCGAAGGGCATTTCACTTTCGTAGCGATTGACGACACGGGCCGCACCCGGGCAGTGCCACGGGATTAA
- a CDS encoding TRAP transporter large permease: protein MEWLPLSMFVAVCVVLLTGYPVAFALGGTALLFAAGGMLTGTFSPSDLSFVPNRLFGIIENSTLMAVPLFVFMGVMLEKSRVAEKLLSSMGQLFGPLPGGMGLAIILVGALLAASTGIVGATVVTMGLLSLPTMLRQGYQPQLSTGLICATGTLGQIIPPSIALVLLGDVLANAYQDIQLKQGLWSLDTVSVGDLFVGALIPGLILVGLYLFYVVAISLLKPQWAPAFAPADGERRSWRALLGGLIPPLLLIAAVLGSILTGKATPTEAAGVGAFGALLLGAANRHLNRTILGEVVRATSRVTAMVFMILIGASLFSLVFRGFGGEEAVHNLFAAMPGGVIGATVMVMLLIFLLGFILDFIEITFVVVPIVAPVLLGMGLDPIWLGVMIALNLQTSFLTPPFGFALFYLRGVAPAEVKTTHIYQGVIPFIFIQLIMLGILALFPELATWLPHALYG from the coding sequence ATGGAATGGCTTCCCTTGTCCATGTTTGTGGCCGTATGCGTGGTATTGCTTACCGGCTACCCAGTGGCCTTTGCCCTAGGCGGCACCGCGCTGCTGTTTGCAGCTGGCGGCATGCTTACCGGTACCTTTTCTCCTTCTGACCTGAGTTTTGTGCCCAACCGACTATTCGGGATCATCGAAAACAGCACACTAATGGCGGTACCCCTGTTCGTATTCATGGGCGTGATGCTAGAGAAATCTCGGGTGGCGGAAAAACTGCTGTCCAGCATGGGCCAGCTATTCGGGCCACTCCCTGGCGGCATGGGGCTAGCGATTATTTTGGTGGGCGCCCTGCTCGCCGCCAGCACCGGCATTGTCGGCGCCACCGTGGTCACTATGGGCCTGCTCTCGCTGCCCACCATGCTTCGTCAGGGCTATCAACCACAGTTATCCACCGGGCTGATCTGCGCCACCGGCACCCTCGGGCAGATTATCCCCCCCTCCATAGCCCTGGTATTACTGGGTGATGTGCTGGCTAACGCCTATCAGGACATCCAGCTCAAGCAGGGCCTGTGGTCGCTGGATACCGTGTCGGTGGGCGATTTATTTGTCGGCGCCCTGATTCCCGGGCTGATTTTAGTAGGGCTGTACCTGTTCTATGTGGTGGCAATCAGCCTGTTAAAACCCCAATGGGCTCCCGCCTTTGCGCCCGCCGACGGTGAACGCCGTAGCTGGCGGGCCCTGCTTGGCGGCCTGATCCCGCCGCTACTGTTGATCGCCGCGGTGCTGGGCTCCATTCTCACCGGCAAGGCCACCCCCACGGAAGCCGCCGGCGTCGGCGCCTTTGGTGCCCTGCTGCTGGGGGCAGCCAATCGACACCTGAACAGAACCATCCTTGGCGAGGTGGTCCGTGCCACCAGCCGAGTCACCGCCATGGTGTTCATGATCCTGATCGGTGCCAGCCTGTTTTCACTGGTGTTCCGGGGCTTTGGCGGCGAGGAAGCGGTGCATAATCTGTTTGCCGCCATGCCCGGTGGAGTGATCGGTGCCACCGTCATGGTGATGCTGCTGATTTTCCTGCTCGGCTTCATTCTCGACTTTATCGAGATCACCTTTGTGGTAGTGCCGATTGTCGCCCCGGTGCTACTGGGCATGGGGCTGGACCCCATCTGGCTTGGCGTAATGATTGCATTGAACTTGCAAACTTCGTTTCTGACCCCACCCTTCGGATTCGCGCTGTTTTATCTACGCGGGGTGGCGCCGGCAGAGGTTAAAACCACGCACATTTATCAGGGCGTGATACCCTTTATCTTTATACAATTAATCATGCTGGGCATTCTGGCGCTGTTCCCTGAACTCGCCACCTGGCTGCCTCATGCGCTCTACGGATAA
- a CDS encoding metal-dependent hydrolase, with product MSTSILPIRRNLKFNLNPAKALTWHRDGLNISQFLNTMSLFFPVGERFFINSVRNYRDQITDPELKKAVTAFIGQEAIHGREHEEYNDFVAQAGVPLHAQEAIVAKLLGVVQQYSPEAIQLAITVSLEHLTAILGGGLLDLPEIMDGSDEDYKAIWYWHALEETEHKAVAFDVYRTVIGEDSNLGAYALRSSTLVLSTAAFFTLFTPFYLHNVRIKGGLTDLKGWRAVAKHTWGRKGVFLNITKPWFDWFKPGFHPWDHDNREHLKNFKALLGDRLKDAA from the coding sequence ATGTCGACCTCGATTCTACCTATTCGACGAAATTTAAAATTCAACCTGAACCCGGCCAAGGCGCTGACCTGGCACCGGGACGGTCTGAATATTAGCCAGTTCCTCAACACCATGAGCCTGTTCTTCCCGGTCGGTGAACGCTTCTTTATCAACAGCGTCCGCAATTATCGCGACCAGATTACCGATCCAGAACTGAAAAAGGCCGTAACCGCCTTTATCGGTCAGGAAGCCATCCACGGCCGTGAGCACGAAGAGTACAATGACTTCGTTGCCCAGGCGGGCGTTCCCTTGCATGCCCAAGAGGCCATTGTTGCCAAGCTACTTGGCGTGGTTCAGCAATACAGCCCAGAGGCCATTCAATTAGCCATCACCGTATCTCTGGAACACCTGACCGCCATTCTTGGCGGCGGCCTGCTAGACCTACCGGAAATCATGGATGGCTCAGACGAAGACTATAAGGCCATCTGGTATTGGCACGCTCTAGAGGAAACCGAACACAAGGCCGTGGCCTTCGATGTATACCGTACCGTTATCGGCGAAGACAGCAATCTTGGCGCCTACGCCCTGCGCAGCAGCACTCTGGTATTGTCTACCGCCGCGTTCTTTACCCTGTTCACCCCCTTTTATTTACACAATGTACGCATCAAGGGTGGCCTGACCGACCTGAAGGGCTGGCGAGCGGTGGCCAAACACACTTGGGGCCGCAAAGGGGTTTTCCTGAACATCACCAAACCTTGGTTTGATTGGTTCAAACCCGGCTTTCACCCTTGGGACCACGACAACCGCGAACACCTGAAAAACTTCAAAGCCCTGCTTGGCGACCGTCTCAAGGACGCGGCATAA